The nucleotide sequence GCGTTTTTTCAGCCCACCCAGAACAACAACTTTGTCGATCAGCACCTGTCCGAAATTATAATACAACCGATAAATGGCCATCATTGAGCGGAAAGCCGAATAGCCAAGCCTTTCACGAAAATAATAGCGGAGATACTTTTTCCTGGAAAAGAACCAGTAATAGAGGGCTACAAAGTATAAAAGTACATATGCAGGAACAGTACCAAATCTTTTTATGGTAAAAATGAAGATTGCGTAACCTGCAACCCCTCCGCGGGTTTTACCTTTCCAGGAGGACATGTGCAAAAAATTGAGGAATATGCATCAAGCCGCAACTACGTTCACCCTGCTTTCCAGGAAATTATAGAAATCCTCCAGGGTTTTAACGTCTGCCATATCTTCACCTTTGAGCTTTATGCCGAAAGTATTGTCGACGATGACTACAATGTCTACAAAATCCAGTGAGTCAATGCCAATATCTTTCCAGGTAGCTTCCGGCCGGATCAACTCAGGCTCGATTTCAAATTCTTCTACTAAAAAGGCATTTACCTTATCAATTACTTCTTCTTTCTTCATCGTTTAGGAGTAATAATCTTATAATAGCTTAAGTTTTCTTCAGATAGCACAAAATTATTAATATTTATAAAACAACGCTCAATTATTGGATTTTTTTCAGAATAACTGCTGAATTTGTGCCTCCGAAACCAAATGAATTCGAAAGAAATATGTTGATTTCCTTATCGGTTTTTTGACTAATGATATTCAAATGCTGGGAAAACTCATCCGGATTCCGGAAATTGATATTCGGTGCTATAAAAGAATTTTGCATCATTATCAGCGAATAAATGATCTCACTGGCACCGCCCATCCACATTTCATGACCTGTCATGGATTTCGTTGAGCTTATTGGTGGTTTAATATCACCGAAGACTTCCCGGATGGCTTTAGCTTCGTTCATATCACCAACCGGAGTTGAAGTAGCATGGGCGTTGATATAATCTATTTCTTCCCGTTTCACTCCTGAATCCTTGATAGCCATTTGCATAGCTCTAATAGGACCGCTAACCGTAGGTACGGAAATATGCACACCATCGGATGAAAATCCGTAGCCAATAACTTCGGCAATAATGGGAGCTCCTCTTTTCACGGCATGTTCATAACTTTCCAGAACGAGGGTGGCACCACCTCCACTGGGGACAAGTCCGTCGCGATCGCGGTCGAAAGGTCTGGATGCTTTGGTTGGTTCTGAATCGTTAACTGAAAATGCGCTGAGCGCATCAAAGCTTCCCATGGAATAGATATTTACCTCCTGCCCGCCACCGGCGATAATGCAATCCTGATAACCGTTCTTTATCAGGATATAAGCCATTCCAACGGCATGAGATCCACTGGCACAGGCAGCGCTGATGGTATAATTGACACCCTTGATCTTGAAAATCACAGAAAAATTCATGGTTATGGTGGAGTTCATCGACTGGAATATAGCTCCGGAACCCATCATTTGTGTATTCTTCTTTTCGCGGACAATATCAATTGATTCGATAACCGGAGTGGAAGAACTGTCATTGCCATAAATGAGGCCAATCTCATTCTTTTCCAGGAATTCCAGGTCCATGCGGGCCATTTCAAGCGCTTCACGGGTCGCCATATAGGCATATTCGCCCTGTTCAGCCATGCATACACGGGTCCTCCTGTCAAGTAATCCCTTTAGCTGTGGGCGTTCTATGATGCCGGTAAGAGCTGATCTGTACCCGAACTGCTTTCTGAGAGGATCAATGCCAATACCCGACTTTCCCGTCTTCAGAGATTCCTTCACCTCCTCAATATTCTTCCCAATGGTTGAATAAACGCCGAAACCCGTTACAACTACTCGATTCATATATATGTTCGTTTTTCAATTAAGTATATAAACCTCCATTAACAGAAATAACCTGACCTGTAATATACGAAGATTTTTCTGAGGCTATAAAGGCCACCAATGCTGCAACCTCTTCAGGTGTCCCGAAGCGGTTTACCGGGATTAGTGACTTCAGTTGTTTCTCATCCAGGTCCCTGGTCATGTCGGTACGAATATATCCCGGGGCAACAGCGTTGACTGTAACACCCTTGCGCCCAACCTCCTGAGCGAGTGCCTTCGTTGCTCCTATCAAACCTGCTTTGGCAGCAGAATAGTTTGATTGCCCGGGCAAGCCTTTCAGTCCCGAAAGTGAAACCACATTTATGATCCTGCCATACTTGTTTACAAGCATGTCCTGAATCAATAACTGAGTCACATTGTAAAAACTGCCCAGATTTGTTGCCATCACATGATCCCATTCTTCCGGTTTCATCCAAACCATCAGGGCATCTTGTCTGATTCCGGCATTATTGACCAATACTTCAATATATTCTTCAGGATGCTGTTCCTTCCAGGATTTAAGTGCAACAGAAACCTGTTCCCTATCCGAGACATCAAAAGGCATTAATGTGGCTTCTCCACCGCTTTCCTGAATCAGTTGCATAGTAACATCGGCTTCATCCCTATTCGACCGGAAATTTATGATCACATGGTAGCCCATAGCAGCAAGGCTCTGGCTTATCGCCCGGCCTATACCCCGTGAACCTCCTGTGACTAATGCGTATTTCATAATTACTATTTCTTTCTCCGGCTCCTAAGAAACCGAAATACAATGATTAATCAGATAATCCCTGATGATCTCAATTTCCCTATATTTTGTGGTGTCTTTTTCAAATTTTGGGACAAGGGCCCTCAATTCAGAGTAGTATTTCCTGGAAACCGGGGACAATCCCTGGTCATTACCCAGATAATCCACAGCCTGGATAAGAGCCATCAACTGAATCGACAAGACCTGAAAAGCATTCTCAATTACGCGGCTGGTGAGCAAAGCAGCGTTTGTGCCCATACTGACAATATCCTGGTTGTCATTGTTATTGGGGATACTATGCACATACATAGAGTTTGAGAGAGTCTGATTTTCAGCAACCGTGGATGTAGCAGTAAACTGAACGCCCTGCATACCAAGGTTCAGCCCCAGTCGTCCGAGATTAACAAAAGGCGGCCATTTTTCATTCAGCTTATCGTTCATAAAATAATTTAGCTGCCTTTCGGAAAGCATGGATAAACGTGTGACCGCCATCCTGAGTTTGTCCATTTCCAGAGAGATATAATCCCCGTGAAAATTTCCTCCGTGAAAAACATTGCCGATGCCGTCATCGATCACGGGATTGTCATTCACAGAATTAAACTCATCGGTAACTACTTTTCCGGCATTTTGTATGGTATCGTGCACAGGACCCAGGATTTGAGGCACACAGCGGATGGAATAGTACTCCTGGACTTTATCGTCGAGGAGGTTTTTCTTCTTGCATCCGTTAAAAAGATGATCGGCCCGGCTTCTTATCAGGGCACTGCCGGCAGTAAACTTTCTGATCATACCGGCTATATATTGCTGCCCGGGATGCTTCTTATAACTGTTTAGCTCTTCTGAGAAATGATCGTCGTAAGATTCCACCAACTCATTGATAAGGGATGATGCCCATACCGACCAGCGCAGGAGTTTCCGGGCACGAGCCACGTTTACCGCTCCAATGCCAGTCATTACAGATGTACCGTTGATCAAGGCAAGGCCTTCCCGAATATGCATCGAAACCGGTGTAAGTCCCAGTTCCGCAAATACTTCATGCACCGGCATTCTTTTCCCTCGCCAGGAAACATCCCCTTCCCCAATCAATGCCAAAGCCATATGGGATAACTGGACAAGGTCCCCACTGGCACCTACACCCCCATGTTCCGGTATTACCGGATATATTTCATGATTTAGAAATTCACAAATTAAGACGGGAACCTCGGGATGAATGCCCGAATGTGCCTGCAATAATGAATTCAGGCGGGCAAGCAGACCTGCCCTGATATAAATATCCTGAATGGGAGCGCCTGCACCGGATGCATGGCTTCTAATCAAATTGTATTGTAAGGCAATCTGATCTTCTTCCTCAATCCTGTACCTGGCCATGGGACCAAACCCTGTGTTGATCCCGTATATGATCTTGTCGCTTGCAAAGGAAAGCAGGAAAGAATGGTTCTCCTCCACTCTCCTTAAAGCTTCCGGATCAATTTCAATTTTCTCATTTTCGAGTACGATCTTCCGGATAACCTCATCCGTAAGTAACTCTCCTCCAATACTTATCATGATGGTCAACTAAATCAATTTGCGACCCGGGTTAATGGCTAAAAAAGAATCCGCTAATTTACTACTTTTTTTGAATCCTAACTACGTTCTCCAATCTCCGATCATCGATCATCGATCATCGATTCTACTCTCTTCTTCCCATAAATATTATAATGTAGTAAAATAATGTTGCCAGCGAAGCCAGTGCAGCCACCACATAAGTGTAAGCGGCCCAGCGAAGTGCGTCCTGTGCCTTTGGATGAGTTTGAGCATTGGTGATACCACTTGTGTTTAACCAGGCCAATGCACGGCGGCTTGCATCTATCTCAACAGGTAAAGTAATAAGACTGAATAGCGTTGTAAATCCGAACAGGATTATCCCTGCCAGCAGTATTTGCGGCATGGTTTGCACCAGAATGATCCCGGCCAGCAAGACCCACTGAACCCATTTGGAAGTGAAGCTAACTATAGGAACCAGAGCCGACCGCATCTTCAGAAAGCTATATGCCCTGGCATGCTGCACCGCATGGCCGCATTCGTGCGCGGCTACCGCAGCGGATGCAACACTCCTGCCGCTGTATACCTCCGGACTGAGATTTACCGTCTTCTTTAAAGGATTATAATGATCGGATAAGGAGCCCGGAACGGATTCTACCCTAACGTCATATATACCATTGTCGTGAAGCATTTTCCGGGCAACCTCTTCTCCGGTCATACCATAATTTATCGGAATCTTTGAGTACGCCTTGAATTTCGCCCGCAATTGCTGGCCAACCAGCCAGCTCAATAACATGAAAACACCAAAAATGATCCAAATTCCTGCCATAGCTAATGATTATTAATTGTGTATCGTGGACGGTTATAAACAGGTTGCAGGGTGCAGGTTACAGGTTGCAGGCTGCAAACAAATATTAACCATTCCCGATACTCATGACTATTCAAATTTAAGGAGCATTATCAAAAACATTGCCAGTGTTTTCTAAACAAATAAAACGACATTTTGTCATTAAATATCTTAAAAATCTTTTCGGATTTAAGAACTTACTAATCAACAAATATGAAATTTATTTATTTACCTTAATACCAATATGTTATGTCATTTTTTCACACTTTCCTGCCAAATTTTTAGTAAACTGGCCTTGGAACAAAATTTGAAAAGAATGGGATGAATAATAACTAAAAATAAAGGAGGATTGAATTATGTTACCGGTAGTAAAATGGTACAATTCGTTACCAAAGACTGTTGATGAGTTTTTCGGCAGGGACTTCATGTCTGATATTTTGGGAGAAAAGACCGGTATCAGCGTTCCCGTCGTTAACATCAAGGAAGGGAAAGACGACTTCAAGATTGAAGTAGTCGCTCCCGGCCTTGAAAAAAAGGATTTCCAGATTGACCTTGATCAGAATGTGCTGACCATACGTTCACAGAAAGAAGAAAATCTGGAAGAAAAAGACAGCACATACATGAGAAGGGAATTTAGCTACAGCAGCTTCAGCAGGTCTTTCACCCTGCCTGAGATGGTTAAGGCAGAAGACATCAAAGCCAGCCATAAGGACGGAGTGCTTTACATAACCATTCCTAAAAAGGAGGAAGCGAAGCTGAAAGCTCCAAAGCAGATTAAAATTTCCTGATTTAAAAATTCATAAACACCTAAATTTAATAAAGCCGGCTCGGGTGAGCCGGCTTTCACTTTCCTACAAGACTACTACTAATCGATGCAAACCTTTTTCGTTATGGTTTGACTCTCTGTTTGTATTACCAGGATATATATACCAGATGCCAATGTCATGATTGGAATTCGCACCGCATTACCTGAGATGGATAAAAACTTCGTCAATTGCCCAAAATTATTCAGCAATCTGATGTTATTGATGCTTTCTTCTGATTGAATATAAATATACTCTTTAGCCGGGTTAGGATAAACCAAAACATTCCCCGCTGGATACATTGTTTCAATACCGGTTCCTTCAGCAGTAACTTTTACAGTTTCAATTACGTACCAACCATTTGGCCCATCATATGTCCAGCCAATATAAGTATCAGATCCTGTATATTCTGAGAGATCAATTTCATACCAGTCAAACCCATTCTCCGAAGTTACAATGCTTGCAAGTTCGCTAAATGAAGCTGTATCCGATGGGTCAGGCAAAGTTCCTATCACCATGGCAGGAAGTGGATCTCCATGGCTCATTCCAGCTTCAATATAAATCTTTTCTGCCATGGCAAGATCAATCTGGGGAGAGATCAGCCAGATATCACCCGTTGGCTGACCTCTATAAAGAACCATAGATTCCAGTGCCCAGTAAACTTCATTGGAACCGGAATAATAGCTGGTCCAACCGGAAGGAAGAGACCCCGACGTAAAGTCTTCATATAACAGGAAACTACTTGGATCATTTAAAGTTATGTCTATAACCAGATTTTCATTTGTAACCGTTAAGGTTCCTATTACGACTTCAAGTCCGGCTTTACTTATCCTGTAATCATAGCTATTTGGATAAGCAACAGGGAAATATGCCTGGCCTGAGGAATTTGTAAAATTCAAGGATTGTGCATCCATTTTCACTTCTGCGTTATTTACAGGAATCCCGTTATGGTCGAATACATTGAATGTTATTGAATATGGAATAAACCCTGAAGCCTGCACATCCACCATTTGTGATTGAATTACCTCTTTGTTGAGATCATCCTGAATAAAAACAATTAAAGAAAGGTCTACTGGTTCTTCCATAAAAGTCTGGTTCATATCGCAAGTTCCTGAAATTTCAACGGGAACACCTTCAATTATCTCCCCAAGTGTTGTTCCATTTGCATCAGGGATCATTGATAACATGACATTATGAAACTCCGTTTCCCCGTTATTTCCGTAGTTTCCTATAGTAGTATTTTCTACGATACAAACATGGGCCTTTAATCCCGCACTATAATGGCCTACCGGATTTATTGTTGCCTCATAGCTAACGATGTAATTCTGATCTATCGATGCAGTAGCTTCAATGGTTAAAAGGGTAAGCTGTTCCGCATAGGTATCAAAGACTATCTGTGTAAAGCTTGCCCCATCATCCTGGTCACCATTCCCATAAAAATCAGGGACCCATGCCACTCCGTAGTACTCTTTCCTGACTCCTCCCTGCTCAGTATAATAAGGGTCTCCACCACTCGGCCAATCCATTTGATATTTTATCAAACTGTATTCACCCGGGTTATTCTCCAATATCTCATCAATGATTGGGTTTACCGAAGCGCACGGCCCACAAGTGGATGCTGTAAAGACTTCAAATAAAGGTTTCTTTATAACTGCACCTTCCACTACCTCCACAGATTTATATAGGGTATCATTAGAAGGATTTTCATCTCCGGCTAACAGTGTTATTACCCTGGCTGAATAGCTCCCTTCAACTGTTATCCACGGATCAAAACTCAAACTGATAGATTCGAGTGGTTCCAGACCGGAAACCCCAGCTATTGAGGTATACTGAGGAATTGAATTCTGCAAAACCTCAAAAGCCACATCAAAAGATATCGTTTCGGTTCCATAATTGGATATAACCGCACCTGGGATTACAGTATCGCCTGCTGGTATAAATCCCGGTATCATAATAACCGTTGAAGCAGCATCATAGGCATTGGATTCAGATAATAATACATCATCAATATACCAATAATCAAGATTATATGAATTACCTGTGAAGGTGAAGCAAAACTGGAAACTCGAGGATCCAACATCATCATTATCAATGAACATGGCAACCGTTTCCGGTCCGGCATTAGATGAAGGATTTACCATAGACCATGCTTCAGTCCAGGTAGTACCATCGCTTGTTGTTTCAATCAGGATTGAGTAATCACCTCCATAGTGATCAAGCAAGTGTTTGAATTCAAGTAAAAGTTTTGTCATACCAACTGTAGAAATGATTGGTGTTACAAACTTTGAGTTTCCTTCAAACATAGGGCTCCAGGAAAACACAGCTTCAGGGCTACTTCCTCCGGCATTGCTGGAATTCTCGGCAGACCAATTATCCTGACCATCTCCGACGATTGTCCAACCGGCTGGAGGAAAAGTCCCCCCTGAAAAATCCTCTTGTAAAAGGAATGTGGATGTCGCTCTGGTTTCATTAGCAAGAGCAGATGATTTAATATGCCCGGCTTCCCTTTTACCCATAAAAGTATGAGATTCATCCTGAGAATATGATTTCATACCCCCAGATGCCAGGAAAGCAGTAAATAAAACGAAAAATACAATTCTTTTCATAATGGTTTATTGATTTTGGTTAATATAAAGGATTCTCGCTATTCCGTGCTTTCAGTCTTCTTCATTCGCTCCTCTAACTGTTTCACAAGTTTTTCAAGTACATGGTTTTGCAATTGCTTTCTTTTAATTATGTCCGACAGATCTTCCGGTTTGTCAGTATTAGGTTCGATCCCGTTCCTGGGACTCAGATCTTCATTTCCTGAAATTGATTTCACTTGCTGTTAATTGTATGAACTCTATCATGGCAAACTTATAGAACCCTTAAAAAGAATGCTATTTTTCAACCTAACAATAACCTGATACAATTAAAAAAACACCTCTACTTCACCTGAGCAATCGCGATCGGATTTCAGCAGAAAGCTGAAAATGATGTCTTTAAGAAAAACGTTTACCCCAAATTGGGAAATAGGATCAAGGAGGACTATTATACTAATTGGATTAATCCCGATTTAGAAACTATTATATTTCATCTTAAGAGTGAAATCCAGAATAATCATGAAATGCTTCCTATCTCTGAATCGCAAAACATAAGAAGAAATTTAAATGATTGCGTGGATTAAAATGATGACAGGTAAGAAATCAGATTAACATCAGAATTTGCCAGGCCCATTTTCTTCCGGATACGATATCTTGCATTTTCAAGTGTAGTAATCTGTTGACCTGTAAGCCTAGAAATCTCCTTGGTTGTCATATTCAACCTTAAAAAAGCACAAATGCGTAGTTCTCCCGGTGTAAGAGTTGGAAATACCGCTGTTAGTCTGGAGTAAAAATCAATGTGTACCTGATTAAACCTTAAGTCGAACTCCTCGAGAATTTTATGCTCTGTTGCATTTTGAAACTCTCGTGCGATTCGGCGGATTACCAAACTGGTCTCATCACTTTGTGACTCCTTTTCAATTACCTGCAATTTTTGAGAAATATCCGAAAGCATTTCATTCTTTCTCATTAAAGAAAGTACATTAGTAGTGAGTTCCTTATTTTTAGATATTATCTCATTCCCCAGTTTCTCCTTTTCATATAAAGCTTTCTTCGACTTGATCCTGTGCCTTGTAGTAAGCACAATTACCAGAATAATGAGAGTGAAAAAAAGGCTGACAATAGTAATTTTATAATTGAAGTCCTTTTGCTGCCTTTTTAGTTTTACTTCCTGCTTTTCCTTCTCCATCTGAAATAACAATTCAAGTTGTGCAATTGTAGCTATACTTTTTTCTATTTGCAGGCTGTCATTAGCTTCATATTGCACATTCATGTATTTATAGGCATTTTCCATATCTTTCCCGGAATAATATAGCTCCTGTAGAACTTTAGCAGCTTCCCTTTTCAGTAAAGTAAGCTTATTCCGGGTTGCAATATTGAAAGCACTTTTAGCAAACCAAATACTTGAATCCTTCTTCCCGGTCAGGTTATAATAAGATGAATAGCTTAAATGGGTTTGACATATAAATGGCAAATTGTTTAATTCTGTGAATATTTCGCTTCCTTTTTTTAGATATTCTTTGCTAAGCCCATAATCATTTATGTCCATGTATAGCTCAGACAAATTCATGTAATTAACCCCTTCCCATAATCTTTGTCCTATGCTTTTATTAAGATTGACTGCTTCAAGGAGATATTTCTCAATATTTTCGATCTGATTCAACCTTCCATAATTGATGGCAATATTGTTAAGGCTACTGGAAATTCCCTCTTTATAATTAATACGGGTAGAAATTGATAAAGACTTCTGTTGATACTCCAATGATTTCTCATAATTCCCCTGGTCAAAAAATTGATTCCCAATATTTCGAAGCGCATCTGCGATGCCTTTTTGGTCATCTTGTTGAGTATAAAGTCTGAGCGATTCAAATAAATAACCGGAACTCTTTTCATAATCATTCAGATCAAGATATACTTTACCAAGTATCAACAAAGATTCTGCAAGAGAAGATTGAAAATCGTTTCTTTCTGAAAGGTTTTTTGCTTTTATAGCAAATTCGACCGACTTTTGAAAATTTGACTTAATGCGGTAAACCTCTGCCATGCGAAGCATTGAAGATACCAAACCTGCATCATAATTTAACACATCGGAATAATCATAAGCCCTTATTGCATAATCCAAGGCTTTCTCCGGATCATTATTAATATATTTATCTGTAAGCTCTATTAAAATTTCAGTCTTTTTAACAGTATCACCTGTAACCTCCAAAACAAGTTCCAGACTATCGATCACAATTAAGTTCTGACTTAAATGCTTTTTTACAGGAATCACTAACATAAAAACAAAAAAAATGGCAACAAGGATGAATGTTTTATCGCCATTTCCGAGTTTCTTTTGCGTCCATTCCCATTTTGGAATAAGAATTACCAAGAATAGTCCCGTAAAAAAGAATGCTCCTATCGCCAGCACACTAAAGCGCATACTATGCGTCATGGCTTCAATAAAACCAAAAGTGAACATACCGGCTGCCATAGCAAGTTTTTCCATTACATCAAAGAAACTAAAAAAAGAAGTATGATCGGTTGTCGAACGAGGTAGCATTTTCGAATAGGTGGAACGAGCCAGGGATTGCGTACCACCCATTACAATTCCAATGAAAAAAGCTGCAATCATAAATCCTGTCGCATTGGTAATAAAATAGGAACCTGCACAAATCAATATCCATATCACCAATGTAATAATCAAAGCAGGAAGGTTCCCGATTCGCCCCGATAATCGAGCAAAAAACCATGCACCGAAGATTCCGACCAGATTGATAACCAAAACTGTCGGGATCAGTATCTCATTTTTCAAGCCGATCTCTTTTACACCGAAGCTGGCAGCCATGAACATCACTGTCAACAGTCCCATCATGAAAAAGAAATAACCCGGAAGATAGATCCGTATAGCCCTGGATTGCCGGATCTCATGAAAAACTATGCGTAACTCACGATACCCGTTCAGAAAAGTACTCCCCTTTCTTTCCTTTTTACGGAATGTATATTTGGGAAGCCTTCTGAAAGTGATCTGGGAAAAGCCCAGCCACCAAACAAAGACTGAAATAAAGGAAATCCTGGCGGCAAAATCTGAACTTTCTCTTAATCCGAACCATCCGGGATGCATGATCATGATCAGGTTCAGAACCAACAGGATCACTCCACCAAGGTAACCCATTGAATACCCCTTTGCGCTGATACGGTCATGTTCAGAAGGATCAGCGATCACAGGAAGAAAAGAATTATAGAATACGATACTTCCAGCATATCCAAGGGTACCCAAACTCAGGAAAATAACACCCAGTTCAAGAGTATCTTTTGTGAAGAAAAATAACATCCCGCAACTAAGGGCTCCCATCCAGGTGAAGATCTTCATGAACATTTTTCTTCGGCCGGTATAATCTGCAATTGACGACAATAAGGGAGATAAAATAGCAAGCACCAGGTAAGCAGAAGCAATTGCCCATGAGTACAGAACGGTATTGATCACTTCCAGTCCGAAGAAATCAACAGTAAAACTCCCGTTGTTACTTGTGATCTCGTTGTAATAGGTCACAAATATCGTTGAACCTATAGTAAGCTGGTATACCGAATTGGCCCAGTCATATATGATCCAACCCCGGATGATCTTTTTATCTCCCCTCGGAACTACGGTGGAATGAACAACGGCAGATTCTTTCAATACTTTCCATTTGAAAAGTGAAAATAATAAAAATCTTATATCTGTGATTGGCCCTGATTGATATTCAATCCTTCGATCAGTGCTAAACTGAACTCCTCCTGCTTAAAGACAAAGTGGCCAGAATTCTCATATTTATTGTTATTTTTTTGAAAATTGTAACAATAAAGTCATGAACATTTTTTATCGGCTTAGTTTATTATTCAATATTTATGGTGTACTTCTTAAAAATAGATTTTTCTATAATCAATGGATAATACAATGAAACCCGCATGTTTTCCCAACGCAAACACAATAGTAACAAAATCAACTACATGTGGGTTTCATCATACCGTTGAAAATAATCTTTTAGTTCTTAAATCCATTGAAAATGATTTTCTGAACACTTCATCTTTTAGAGATAGGCGGCTAAAACCCTAAAATATTGTTACATTTTTAAAAAATGATACAAAGAATCCATTAAAGTTTGTTACTCATTATTAGCATTATGCAAAATTCGCAGTTAATATAACATATTTAAGTTATCTGAACTCAAGTAATAAATCGACCTAAAAATCAAAAACCCAAAATTATTCGAAAATGAAAAGGCTACTATTCATTAATTTGATTCTGCTTAATGCGGCATTTTTGCAGGCTCAGGATACAGGATCTTCTCTTCCTGAAAAG is from Bacteroidota bacterium and encodes:
- a CDS encoding acyl carrier protein; the protein is MKKEEVIDKVNAFLVEEFEIEPELIRPEATWKDIGIDSLDFVDIVVIVDNTFGIKLKGEDMADVKTLEDFYNFLESRVNVVAA
- a CDS encoding beta-ketoacyl-[acyl-carrier-protein] synthase family protein, giving the protein MNRVVVTGFGVYSTIGKNIEEVKESLKTGKSGIGIDPLRKQFGYRSALTGIIERPQLKGLLDRRTRVCMAEQGEYAYMATREALEMARMDLEFLEKNEIGLIYGNDSSSTPVIESIDIVREKKNTQMMGSGAIFQSMNSTITMNFSVIFKIKGVNYTISAACASGSHAVGMAYILIKNGYQDCIIAGGGQEVNIYSMGSFDALSAFSVNDSEPTKASRPFDRDRDGLVPSGGGATLVLESYEHAVKRGAPIIAEVIGYGFSSDGVHISVPTVSGPIRAMQMAIKDSGVKREEIDYINAHATSTPVGDMNEAKAIREVFGDIKPPISSTKSMTGHEMWMGGASEIIYSLIMMQNSFIAPNINFRNPDEFSQHLNIISQKTDKEINIFLSNSFGFGGTNSAVILKKIQ
- the fabG gene encoding 3-oxoacyl-ACP reductase FabG, translated to MKYALVTGGSRGIGRAISQSLAAMGYHVIINFRSNRDEADVTMQLIQESGGEATLMPFDVSDREQVSVALKSWKEQHPEEYIEVLVNNAGIRQDALMVWMKPEEWDHVMATNLGSFYNVTQLLIQDMLVNKYGRIINVVSLSGLKGLPGQSNYSAAKAGLIGATKALAQEVGRKGVTVNAVAPGYIRTDMTRDLDEKQLKSLIPVNRFGTPEEVAALVAFIASEKSSYITGQVISVNGGLYT
- a CDS encoding aromatic amino acid ammonia-lyase; the encoded protein is MISIGGELLTDEVIRKIVLENEKIEIDPEALRRVEENHSFLLSFASDKIIYGINTGFGPMARYRIEEEDQIALQYNLIRSHASGAGAPIQDIYIRAGLLARLNSLLQAHSGIHPEVPVLICEFLNHEIYPVIPEHGGVGASGDLVQLSHMALALIGEGDVSWRGKRMPVHEVFAELGLTPVSMHIREGLALINGTSVMTGIGAVNVARARKLLRWSVWASSLINELVESYDDHFSEELNSYKKHPGQQYIAGMIRKFTAGSALIRSRADHLFNGCKKKNLLDDKVQEYYSIRCVPQILGPVHDTIQNAGKVVTDEFNSVNDNPVIDDGIGNVFHGGNFHGDYISLEMDKLRMAVTRLSMLSERQLNYFMNDKLNEKWPPFVNLGRLGLNLGMQGVQFTATSTVAENQTLSNSMYVHSIPNNNDNQDIVSMGTNAALLTSRVIENAFQVLSIQLMALIQAVDYLGNDQGLSPVSRKYYSELRALVPKFEKDTTKYREIEIIRDYLINHCISVS
- a CDS encoding zinc metallopeptidase, which encodes MAGIWIIFGVFMLLSWLVGQQLRAKFKAYSKIPINYGMTGEEVARKMLHDNGIYDVRVESVPGSLSDHYNPLKKTVNLSPEVYSGRSVASAAVAAHECGHAVQHARAYSFLKMRSALVPIVSFTSKWVQWVLLAGIILVQTMPQILLAGIILFGFTTLFSLITLPVEIDASRRALAWLNTSGITNAQTHPKAQDALRWAAYTYVVAALASLATLFYYIIIFMGRRE
- a CDS encoding Hsp20/alpha crystallin family protein, with amino-acid sequence MLPVVKWYNSLPKTVDEFFGRDFMSDILGEKTGISVPVVNIKEGKDDFKIEVVAPGLEKKDFQIDLDQNVLTIRSQKEENLEEKDSTYMRREFSYSSFSRSFTLPEMVKAEDIKASHKDGVLYITIPKKEEAKLKAPKQIKIS
- a CDS encoding T9SS type A sorting domain-containing protein, which codes for MKRIVFFVLFTAFLASGGMKSYSQDESHTFMGKREAGHIKSSALANETRATSTFLLQEDFSGGTFPPAGWTIVGDGQDNWSAENSSNAGGSSPEAVFSWSPMFEGNSKFVTPIISTVGMTKLLLEFKHLLDHYGGDYSILIETTSDGTTWTEAWSMVNPSSNAGPETVAMFIDNDDVGSSSFQFCFTFTGNSYNLDYWYIDDVLLSESNAYDAASTVIMIPGFIPAGDTVIPGAVISNYGTETISFDVAFEVLQNSIPQYTSIAGVSGLEPLESISLSFDPWITVEGSYSARVITLLAGDENPSNDTLYKSVEVVEGAVIKKPLFEVFTASTCGPCASVNPIIDEILENNPGEYSLIKYQMDWPSGGDPYYTEQGGVRKEYYGVAWVPDFYGNGDQDDGASFTQIVFDTYAEQLTLLTIEATASIDQNYIVSYEATINPVGHYSAGLKAHVCIVENTTIGNYGNNGETEFHNVMLSMIPDANGTTLGEIIEGVPVEISGTCDMNQTFMEEPVDLSLIVFIQDDLNKEVIQSQMVDVQASGFIPYSITFNVFDHNGIPVNNAEVKMDAQSLNFTNSSGQAYFPVAYPNSYDYRISKAGLEVVIGTLTVTNENLVIDITLNDPSSFLLYEDFTSGSLPSGWTSYYSGSNEVYWALESMVLYRGQPTGDIWLISPQIDLAMAEKIYIEAGMSHGDPLPAMVIGTLPDPSDTASFSELASIVTSENGFDWYEIDLSEYTGSDTYIGWTYDGPNGWYVIETVKVTAEGTGIETMYPAGNVLVYPNPAKEYIYIQSEESINNIRLLNNFGQLTKFLSISGNAVRIPIMTLASGIYILVIQTESQTITKKVCID